One segment of Rhipicephalus sanguineus isolate Rsan-2018 chromosome 6, BIME_Rsan_1.4, whole genome shotgun sequence DNA contains the following:
- the LOC119397449 gene encoding uncharacterized protein LOC119397449 yields the protein MQKTGKNVCVRRYEPGSSSSISSVSDSSSSVADGKWKTVVNRQAGLATKINICSLGNAPPNTNFASWNFDPDADKAKKKKKKEKRAKQKERGVDGQSQTGFLSAELAGMDTTAMLKTTPNEASATTPNEGSATPATTRPTTA from the exons ATGCAGAAAACGGGCAAGAATGTCTGCGTTCGCCGCTACGAACCAGGCTCGAGCAGCTCCATATCGTCCGTAAGCGACTCCAGCTCGAGCGTTGCCGATGGCAAGTGGAAGACGGTGGTGAACAGGCAG GCAGGTTTGGCGACGAAAATAAACATCTGTTCTCTTGGCAATGCACCGCCAAATACCAACTTTGCCTCCTGGAACTTCGATCCTGATGCCGACAAggctaagaagaagaaaaagaaggaaaagcggGCCAAACAGAAAGAGCGCGGAGTAGACGGTCAAAGCCAGACAGGATTCCTGAGCGCCGAGCTCGCGGGCATGGACACTACGGCAATGCTGAAGACAACGCCGAACGAAGCATCGGCTACAACGCCGAATGAAGGATCGGCTACGCCCGCCACGACCCGGCCTACTACAGCGTGA